In a single window of the Candidatus Eisenbacteria bacterium genome:
- a CDS encoding sigma-54-dependent Fis family transcriptional regulator, which produces MAQVKILIVDDEESMCQFLSIMLRKEGYDVRSTESGKEAIRLASEEEYGAVITDIRMAGMDGLDVLAGVHNVDPTLPVIILTAYASQETAIEAVNRGAFYYLTKQAKNEEIKLVIRKALEHRKLRRENCMLKRELRMRHDSRKMIGSSEKMEEVFRLVCRVAVSDSTILVQGESGTGKELIAREIHYASPRAEESFVSINCGALPENLLESELFGHVKGSFTGAVRDKEGLFAVAEGGTFLLDEVGETSPAIQVKLLRVLQEREIIPVGGTRPLSVNVRLVAATNADLEQRVKEGTFRADLYYRLNVIPIHIPPLRERMEDIPLLVDHFLKRCDPTGAKRIDKEAMDLLMRYEWPGNVRELENIVERMVILQEEDRITPEDVPPRIRNHYEGSHLDENVDVINMTLHDLEKRHLLRVLDETNWQKRKASSILGINTSTLYRKLQRYGIER; this is translated from the coding sequence ATGGCTCAGGTAAAAATTTTGATCGTGGACGACGAGGAGAGCATGTGCCAGTTCCTTTCGATCATGTTGCGAAAGGAGGGGTACGACGTTCGGTCGACGGAGAGCGGAAAGGAGGCGATTCGTCTCGCGTCGGAGGAAGAGTACGGCGCGGTGATCACCGATATCCGCATGGCCGGCATGGACGGACTGGACGTCCTCGCCGGCGTCCACAACGTGGACCCCACCCTCCCCGTCATCATCCTCACCGCCTACGCTTCCCAGGAAACCGCCATCGAGGCCGTGAACCGCGGCGCTTTTTATTACCTGACCAAGCAGGCCAAGAACGAAGAGATCAAGCTGGTGATCCGCAAGGCGCTGGAGCACCGCAAGCTCCGCCGCGAGAACTGTATGCTGAAGAGGGAACTCCGCATGCGGCACGACAGCCGCAAGATGATCGGCAGCAGCGAGAAGATGGAGGAGGTCTTCCGTCTCGTCTGCCGCGTCGCCGTCTCGGACTCGACCATCCTGGTTCAGGGGGAGAGCGGCACGGGCAAGGAACTGATCGCCCGGGAAATTCATTACGCCTCCCCCCGCGCCGAGGAATCCTTCGTCTCCATCAATTGCGGCGCTCTTCCGGAGAACCTTCTCGAGAGCGAACTCTTCGGACACGTGAAGGGATCCTTCACCGGCGCCGTCCGCGACAAGGAGGGGCTCTTCGCCGTCGCCGAGGGGGGGACCTTCCTTCTCGACGAAGTGGGGGAGACGAGCCCGGCGATCCAGGTGAAACTGCTCCGGGTCCTGCAGGAGAGGGAGATCATCCCCGTCGGCGGCACCCGCCCCCTCAGCGTGAACGTCCGGCTCGTGGCGGCCACCAACGCCGACCTGGAGCAGAGGGTGAAGGAGGGGACTTTCCGGGCGGACCTTTATTACCGGCTGAACGTGATCCCCATTCATATTCCGCCGCTCCGCGAGCGGATGGAGGACATCCCCCTTCTGGTGGACCACTTCCTCAAGCGCTGCGACCCGACCGGCGCCAAGCGAATCGACAAGGAGGCGATGGATCTCCTGATGCGTTACGAATGGCCGGGGAACGTGCGGGAGCTGGAGAACATCGTGGAGAGGATGGTCATTCTCCAGGAGGAGGACCGGATCACGCCCGAGGACGTGCCGCCCCGGATCCGCAACCACTACGAGGGATCGCACCTGGACGAGAACGTGGACGTGATCAACATGACCCTGCACGATCTGGAGAAGAGGCATCTCCTCCGGGTCCTGGACGAGACGAACTGGCAGAAACGAAAGGCTTCATCCATTCTGGGTATAAATACTTCTACTCTATACCGGAAGTTGCAGCGATACGGGATCGAACGGTAG